From Propionispora vibrioides, a single genomic window includes:
- a CDS encoding PTS sugar transporter subunit IIA, whose amino-acid sequence MNMLLVSNGTLAESLIESMHNFFSKPDIRSICFQYGNTGAARTELKQYFSERLTTKDKSFIILCDMFGNTAFNETILLLHELGIQKQALIICGMNLPMVFKLYGLKDYSNIELCRSIYEQSEDRGIILCNPAEFLEQVHGEMDCG is encoded by the coding sequence ATGAATATGCTGTTAGTTTCTAATGGGACATTAGCTGAATCACTCATAGAATCTATGCATAACTTCTTTTCGAAACCGGACATCCGCTCGATATGTTTCCAATATGGCAATACCGGTGCTGCCAGGACTGAGCTGAAGCAGTATTTTTCAGAACGCTTGACCACCAAAGACAAGTCGTTCATTATTCTCTGTGACATGTTTGGCAATACGGCTTTCAACGAAACGATTCTACTATTGCACGAACTGGGCATACAGAAACAGGCCTTAATTATTTGCGGTATGAATCTGCCTATGGTTTTTAAATTGTACGGCTTAAAAGACTATTCCAATATCGAGCTATGCCGTTCCATTTATGAACAATCGGAGGATCGGGGAATCATCCTTTGCAATCCTGCCGAATTTTTAGAACAGGTACATGGAGAAATGGATTGTGGTTAG
- a CDS encoding 2-hydroxymuconate tautomerase family protein: MPYVNIRITREGATKEQKEQLIKGTTQLLQDVLGKHPMTTVVVIDEVDVDNWGIGGESIMLFRQKYLKD, encoded by the coding sequence ATGCCTTATGTAAATATCAGGATAACCCGGGAAGGGGCGACGAAAGAACAAAAGGAACAGCTGATAAAAGGAACAACGCAGCTTTTACAGGATGTATTGGGCAAGCATCCAATGACTACAGTTGTTGTCATTGACGAAGTGGATGTGGATAATTGGGGCATTGGTGGAGAATCCATCATGCTTTTTAGGCAAAAGTACCTAAAAGACTAG
- a CDS encoding alpha-hydroxy acid oxidase, giving the protein MIGKLLAEGAGKLKELGLGNLKENGAETGSSSRITHQYIDSLTIEIRAIDSVEAATQMSLFGDVFDTPVMTAALSGLGAICPNPMVEVAKGAKAAGAVMWVGIGEGEELKAIIETGARTVKIVKPYRDKDLIFAKLAEAEKYGAFAVGMDTIFGFGGKSKDSLIRPDLMSPKTLADIQSFVKATKLPFILKGILSEQDAYKALEAGASAIVVSHHGGNIIDYAVPPLKILPLIAKVVDGKIPIFVDGGIERGVDVFKALALGANGVLIGRSVMAGLAANGSEGVRKLIAGTNEELRRVMSLTNCAKLDKINSELIWHL; this is encoded by the coding sequence GTGATTGGCAAATTACTGGCTGAAGGTGCAGGTAAATTGAAGGAATTGGGCCTTGGCAATTTAAAAGAAAATGGGGCCGAAACCGGCAGTTCTTCCCGGATAACCCATCAATACATAGATTCACTGACAATAGAGATACGGGCGATTGACTCAGTGGAAGCTGCTACTCAAATGAGCTTGTTTGGTGATGTCTTTGATACCCCTGTCATGACGGCGGCTCTTTCAGGACTGGGGGCGATCTGTCCCAATCCCATGGTGGAAGTAGCAAAAGGAGCGAAAGCGGCCGGCGCGGTGATGTGGGTCGGTATCGGGGAAGGGGAAGAACTTAAGGCGATCATTGAGACAGGTGCCAGGACAGTCAAGATAGTCAAACCGTATCGGGATAAAGACTTAATCTTTGCCAAACTTGCCGAGGCTGAAAAATACGGAGCCTTTGCCGTCGGAATGGATACGATCTTTGGGTTTGGCGGTAAATCAAAAGACAGCCTGATTCGTCCCGATCTTATGAGTCCCAAAACATTGGCGGACATTCAAAGTTTTGTGAAAGCGACCAAGCTTCCGTTTATACTCAAGGGAATACTGAGTGAGCAAGATGCCTATAAAGCACTGGAGGCTGGAGCGTCAGCCATTGTAGTTTCCCACCACGGAGGAAATATCATTGATTACGCTGTTCCGCCACTTAAGATACTTCCGCTCATTGCCAAAGTAGTTGACGGAAAGATTCCAATTTTCGTAGACGGCGGCATTGAAAGGGGCGTAGACGTCTTTAAGGCCCTTGCTTTAGGGGCGAATGGCGTTCTGATCGGGAGATCGGTGATGGCCGGATTAGCGGCAAATGGTTCCGAGGGGGTCCGAAAGCTTATCGCCGGTACTAACGAGGAATTGCGCCGGGTGATGAGTCTGACGAATTGTGCTAAGCTGGATAAGATCAACTCCGAATTAATTTGGCATTTATAG
- a CDS encoding pyridoxamine 5'-phosphate oxidase family protein codes for MKEVLEFLKENKVFYLSTTSKDQPHVRPMGFVMEYDGKLTFCTSNQKDMYKQLVDNSKVEICCVGANYDTLRICGKAVLCTTEGTQRKALEVMPALGKMYAVGDGKFELFCLNEVQAVCQTMSGEKKILTV; via the coding sequence ATGAAAGAGGTTCTGGAATTCTTAAAGGAAAACAAGGTGTTTTATTTGTCAACAACAAGTAAAGACCAGCCTCATGTCCGGCCCATGGGTTTTGTCATGGAATATGACGGGAAACTGACTTTTTGTACTTCCAATCAAAAAGACATGTACAAGCAGCTTGTTGATAACTCTAAAGTGGAAATCTGTTGCGTTGGTGCCAACTACGACACTCTGCGCATCTGTGGCAAAGCGGTGCTATGCACTACGGAAGGAACACAGCGGAAGGCTCTTGAGGTAATGCCTGCTCTTGGTAAGATGTACGCTGTAGGCGATGGTAAGTTTGAACTATTTTGCTTGAACGAGGTTCAGGCAGTATGTCAAACCATGTCAGGGGAAAAGAAAATATTGACAGTTTAG
- a CDS encoding winged helix-turn-helix transcriptional regulator — MSKKVIDETHNEENLLCPIRYTIDIVGGKWKLPIICMLASGLPIRYSTIKRKLTGVTNMMLAQSLKELEASGIVHREQYNEVPPRVEYTLTEKGKSILPPLVKLAEWGTDHMQEDKTGATFCATCKSMK; from the coding sequence ATGAGCAAGAAAGTCATCGATGAAACCCATAACGAAGAGAATCTACTTTGCCCGATTCGCTATACTATAGATATTGTAGGCGGTAAGTGGAAGCTGCCGATCATCTGTATGCTCGCGAGCGGACTGCCGATAAGATACAGTACTATCAAACGTAAACTGACGGGGGTTACAAATATGATGCTGGCTCAATCACTAAAAGAATTAGAAGCCTCCGGTATTGTTCACCGTGAACAGTATAATGAAGTTCCCCCCAGAGTCGAGTACACCTTGACCGAGAAGGGAAAAAGCATTCTTCCCCCCTTGGTAAAGCTGGCCGAATGGGGTACAGACCATATGCAAGAGGATAAGACCGGTGCAACCTTCTGTGCCACATGCAAATCGATGAAATAG
- a CDS encoding SDR family oxidoreductase, with the protein MKSLAGKVAIVTGASRGIGSEIAKQLAGLGAKVTVNYANSPEKAAKVVEEINQAGGTAVAIQADVSHVKDVERLFSETITQFGKVDILINNAGVILYKLLSEVTEEEFDRLFAINVKGTYFACQQAMKFMEDKGRIVNFSTSVAGVMFPTYSVYAATKGAVEQITRQLAKEFGPKKITINAVAPGPVNTELFTVGKTTQQIETLKQMNAFGRLGEPEDIANVIEFLVSDEAQWVTGQTLRVNGGFI; encoded by the coding sequence ATGAAAAGTTTAGCCGGCAAAGTAGCCATCGTAACAGGTGCGTCCAGAGGAATAGGCAGTGAAATTGCTAAGCAATTAGCCGGTCTGGGAGCCAAGGTGACCGTGAATTATGCTAACAGTCCCGAAAAAGCGGCCAAGGTGGTTGAAGAAATTAACCAAGCAGGCGGGACTGCTGTTGCTATACAAGCGGATGTGAGTCATGTCAAAGATGTTGAACGGTTGTTTTCCGAAACCATTACTCAATTTGGCAAAGTGGATATACTGATTAATAATGCAGGAGTCATTTTATATAAATTACTGTCAGAGGTGACAGAAGAAGAGTTTGACAGGCTTTTTGCAATCAATGTAAAAGGTACCTATTTTGCATGCCAGCAAGCCATGAAATTCATGGAAGACAAGGGGAGAATCGTAAATTTCTCAACTTCGGTGGCTGGAGTCATGTTCCCTACCTATAGTGTTTATGCGGCGACGAAAGGAGCCGTTGAACAAATCACACGGCAGTTGGCCAAGGAATTTGGGCCTAAAAAAATTACCATTAACGCAGTTGCGCCCGGTCCGGTTAATACAGAACTCTTTACTGTGGGAAAAACCACGCAGCAAATTGAAACCCTGAAACAAATGAATGCTTTTGGCCGATTGGGTGAGCCGGAGGATATTGCCAATGTTATTGAGTTTTTAGTAAGTGATGAAGCGCAATGGGTAACTGGTCAAACATTGCGGGTCAACGGTGGTTTTATCTGA
- a CDS encoding AraC family transcriptional regulator, which produces MVTICNFKNDILASQQKQLAALVERFTDRDGFQTTAIPSLDFIRASNPSEPLHTLYTPSLCVIVQGAKMVILGKESYKYDANSYLVASVHLPIIGHIMEATPESPYLGIRLGFGSDQILDIIKASQQELRSKPGLGRGLTVTRANTTLLDALLRLARLLETPNEIPILAPLIIKEILYRVLQDEPGYIIKPFAVIGSHAQSIAKVITLINNDFAKPLRIDVLAKEINLSPSSLHHHFKKVTAMSPLQYQKQIRLQEARRLLLAETLSAADAGYRVGYESPSQFSREYARMFGLPPLLDIKRLKDSIYIHF; this is translated from the coding sequence ATGGTTACCATTTGCAATTTTAAAAATGATATCTTAGCCAGTCAACAAAAACAATTAGCCGCATTGGTTGAGCGCTTTACCGATCGGGATGGATTTCAGACAACAGCCATCCCCTCATTGGATTTTATACGGGCTTCCAATCCATCAGAGCCTTTGCACACGCTGTATACGCCCTCTTTATGTGTCATAGTGCAAGGGGCAAAAATGGTGATCCTCGGGAAAGAAAGTTATAAATATGACGCGAACTCCTATTTAGTGGCTTCGGTCCATTTGCCTATTATCGGTCACATCATGGAAGCCACGCCTGAATCTCCCTATTTGGGCATAAGACTTGGCTTTGGTTCCGACCAAATTCTTGATATTATCAAAGCTTCCCAGCAAGAGCTCCGCTCAAAGCCCGGATTGGGCAGAGGCTTGACCGTTACCAGGGCCAATACGACATTACTTGATGCGTTGTTAAGACTTGCCCGGCTTTTAGAAACCCCCAATGAGATTCCCATCCTTGCCCCTTTAATTATTAAAGAAATTCTCTACCGGGTTTTGCAGGACGAGCCTGGCTATATCATCAAGCCCTTCGCCGTAATCGGCAGCCATGCACAATCCATCGCCAAAGTCATTACTCTCATTAACAACGATTTTGCAAAGCCGCTGCGAATTGACGTCTTAGCAAAGGAAATCAATCTGAGTCCGTCCTCCTTGCACCATCACTTCAAAAAAGTAACTGCCATGAGCCCCCTGCAATATCAAAAGCAAATCCGCTTGCAGGAAGCAAGGCGGCTTTTACTTGCCGAAACCTTGTCTGCCGCAGATGCAGGCTATAGAGTAGGATATGAAAGTCCGTCTCAATTTAGTCGTGAATATGCCCGCATGTTCGGCTTACCTCCTCTGCTCGATATAAAACGTCTTAAGGATTCCATATATATTCACTTTTAA
- a CDS encoding Acg family FMN-binding oxidoreductase, with the protein MNRRQFIAYSGSALAIAGGLSLYNSLEQLQPIEREKPVNYPEGLEPELADLLYYAALAPSGHNTQPWTVRVISSYHWIIGTAASCWLPVVDPENREMMISIGAFLENLVTAASCKGYETEIEMIAKTTKDPEIAAVTLHKAGYFGESRLSQIESRRTMRSHFLTKELSSEDIKLMTGAYQGKAIYYPRNTKEGKALAEGTALANELQAYRDPAQQELAEWIRWSSQDSRRYRNGLTPETMEIEGVSRWYVKNFYTRQSVLEKEFREATVRKIKEQVATGSGWLVLTSKDTTIPELIQTGRELQRIWLTTRERNVALHPMTQALEEAATAKELPTTLGINGAVQVLLRVGYVDQYPRPVSLRMPVQKIIL; encoded by the coding sequence ATGAACAGAAGGCAGTTTATTGCCTACAGCGGGAGTGCCCTTGCCATAGCAGGAGGGCTTTCCCTATATAATTCACTGGAACAGTTGCAGCCAATTGAACGGGAGAAACCTGTTAATTATCCAGAGGGACTGGAACCGGAGCTGGCTGATTTGTTATATTACGCTGCATTGGCGCCCAGCGGGCATAATACACAACCCTGGACAGTAAGGGTAATTAGCAGCTATCACTGGATAATCGGTACCGCTGCTTCCTGCTGGCTGCCTGTTGTTGATCCGGAAAACCGGGAAATGATGATCTCCATCGGGGCCTTTCTGGAAAACCTGGTAACGGCGGCAAGCTGCAAAGGCTATGAAACAGAAATTGAAATGATCGCCAAAACCACAAAGGACCCGGAGATTGCTGCTGTAACCTTGCATAAGGCCGGCTATTTTGGTGAGTCTCGTCTTTCACAGATTGAATCACGCAGGACGATGCGAAGTCATTTTTTAACAAAAGAGCTAAGTAGTGAGGATATTAAGTTAATGACCGGAGCGTATCAAGGTAAGGCAATTTATTATCCAAGAAACACAAAGGAAGGTAAGGCGCTGGCGGAGGGGACTGCCCTGGCGAATGAACTGCAGGCCTACCGTGATCCCGCTCAACAGGAATTGGCAGAATGGATTCGCTGGTCCAGCCAAGACAGCCGGCGCTATAGAAATGGGCTGACTCCGGAGACGATGGAAATTGAAGGGGTGTCACGCTGGTATGTGAAAAATTTTTATACGCGCCAATCGGTACTGGAAAAGGAGTTCCGCGAAGCAACCGTCAGAAAAATAAAAGAACAAGTGGCAACCGGCAGTGGATGGTTGGTCCTTACAAGTAAAGATACCACCATTCCTGAGTTGATTCAGACCGGACGGGAGCTGCAACGAATCTGGCTTACCACGAGGGAAAGGAACGTGGCACTTCATCCCATGACCCAGGCGTTAGAGGAGGCAGCTACCGCGAAAGAACTGCCGACGACATTAGGCATTAACGGCGCGGTACAAGTATTGCTGCGTGTCGGGTATGTTGATCAATATCCCCGTCCGGTAAGCCTGCGCATGCCGGTGCAAAAGATTATTCTGTAA
- a CDS encoding MarR family winged helix-turn-helix transcriptional regulator, translating into MQQEEVIVKAINIISESMRESMRRYKEDTPDSKELFNLSITQLHYLHVISERANVTITELAELFGVQKSTVTVTVNKLLQCGYIEKVISKDDLRVVYVSLTEKGKAVIELEDKGYRQFAASILAMLDEREQSTFTFLLNKVINQMTRG; encoded by the coding sequence ATGCAGCAAGAGGAAGTCATTGTTAAAGCAATCAACATCATATCGGAATCAATGCGGGAGAGCATGCGCCGCTATAAGGAAGATACGCCGGACTCGAAAGAGCTGTTCAATTTGTCAATAACCCAATTGCATTATCTGCATGTAATCAGCGAACGGGCTAATGTCACAATTACGGAGCTGGCCGAGCTGTTTGGTGTACAAAAATCTACAGTTACCGTAACGGTTAATAAGCTTTTACAGTGTGGCTATATTGAAAAAGTCATATCCAAGGACGATTTACGTGTTGTGTATGTCAGTCTGACGGAAAAGGGTAAGGCAGTGATTGAACTGGAAGACAAGGGCTATCGTCAGTTTGCCGCTTCTATTTTAGCCATGCTGGATGAGAGAGAACAAAGCACCTTTACTTTTCTTTTAAATAAAGTGATAAATCAGATGACCCGCGGCTAA
- a CDS encoding Na+/H+ antiporter NhaC family protein: MDLAIVFILFFTSLLFSVYQGIAILYPLLLGLICFLLLSRRRGYPISHLLAMMLDGSKKSLLVIKIFVLIGALTAVWRACGTISFIVYYGIAFISAKYFLLSAFLLCCLVSFLLGTSFGTVGTIGIVLMVLAKSGQVDVNMTAGAIIAGAYFGDRCSPMSSSANLIALLTNTDLYINVKNMLKTSWLPFALSVIGYLYLASFNPLTVYDNTMAQEIFTSFNLNMIVLFPAIIILLLALWRVDVKRSMAISIIAGILIGYFVQGISFFPMLKYIIWGYSMEKNGFFADIIQGGGLVSMLKVSLIVLISSAYSGIFKGTGLLNDLEELFEKLSKKLQVYPSLILSSLAAAAFSCNQTLAVMLTHQFSSKSYEVRRLSRYRLAVDLENTVILISVLIPWNIAGAFPAAALSADAGFILYAFYLYLVPLTNLFVSKPSAAKATDSLTRNAGNSEET; the protein is encoded by the coding sequence GTGGACCTAGCCATCGTATTTATCCTCTTCTTTACTTCCCTGCTCTTTAGCGTTTACCAGGGAATCGCTATACTTTATCCGCTTCTCCTGGGACTCATCTGCTTCCTGCTACTCTCCCGCCGCCGGGGATATCCCATTTCCCATTTGCTGGCCATGATGCTGGACGGCTCGAAGAAGTCCTTACTTGTAATCAAAATCTTTGTACTGATTGGTGCCCTGACTGCTGTCTGGAGAGCTTGCGGAACCATTTCATTCATCGTCTATTATGGAATAGCTTTTATCAGCGCAAAGTACTTTCTATTATCTGCTTTTCTGTTGTGCTGCCTGGTTTCATTCCTGTTGGGAACCTCCTTCGGTACAGTGGGAACGATCGGTATTGTGCTTATGGTTTTAGCTAAAAGCGGCCAGGTGGATGTCAACATGACGGCAGGAGCTATCATTGCCGGCGCTTATTTTGGTGATCGTTGTTCTCCCATGTCCTCAAGCGCCAATCTGATAGCCCTATTAACCAATACCGACCTGTACATAAACGTAAAAAACATGCTAAAAACCTCGTGGCTGCCCTTTGCGCTATCCGTCATTGGCTATCTGTATTTAGCTAGTTTTAACCCCCTCACTGTTTACGATAATACAATGGCCCAGGAGATATTCACATCTTTTAATTTGAACATGATTGTACTGTTTCCCGCCATCATTATCCTTCTCCTGGCCCTTTGGCGGGTTGATGTGAAACGGTCCATGGCCATCAGCATTATAGCCGGTATCTTAATTGGCTACTTTGTTCAGGGTATTTCTTTTTTCCCTATGCTGAAATATATAATCTGGGGTTACAGTATGGAGAAAAACGGCTTCTTTGCTGATATCATACAAGGCGGCGGCCTAGTTTCCATGCTGAAAGTTTCTCTCATTGTGCTGATTTCTTCCGCTTACTCAGGCATTTTTAAGGGGACTGGCCTCTTGAATGACCTGGAAGAGCTTTTTGAGAAACTTAGCAAAAAATTACAGGTATACCCGTCGCTTATTCTGTCCAGCCTGGCAGCGGCCGCTTTCAGTTGCAATCAAACCTTGGCAGTTATGCTTACCCATCAGTTTTCCAGTAAAAGCTATGAAGTCAGGCGCTTGAGCAGATATCGACTGGCGGTTGACCTGGAGAATACAGTTATTTTAATCTCTGTTTTAATTCCGTGGAATATTGCCGGAGCCTTTCCTGCGGCAGCATTATCGGCGGATGCCGGCTTCATACTCTATGCGTTCTACCTGTATCTCGTTCCCCTGACTAATTTATTTGTATCCAAGCCTTCGGCCGCTAAAGCAACTGACAGTCTCACCCGAAATGCCGGAAATAGCGAAGAGACCTAA
- a CDS encoding Lrp/AsnC family transcriptional regulator: MDTIDKKILSLLQSNARMSNADIAREIKLAPSATLSRIRKLEEEGVILGYEARLNPHVLGADMLAFVLVKVTGDKDIEADLAAIPGAQEIHNIAGDDCYLLKIRTKNTEALSKLLKEKVRGESISTKTIIVLATLKETGQLVL, translated from the coding sequence TTGGATACGATAGACAAAAAAATTCTTTCCTTACTACAGTCCAATGCCAGAATGTCGAATGCGGACATTGCCCGAGAAATTAAACTGGCGCCTTCGGCAACGCTGTCCCGCATACGCAAGCTGGAAGAAGAAGGTGTCATCCTCGGCTATGAGGCGCGGCTCAATCCTCATGTACTGGGAGCCGACATGCTTGCTTTTGTTTTGGTCAAAGTAACCGGCGACAAAGATATCGAAGCTGACCTGGCAGCTATCCCCGGCGCGCAGGAAATACATAATATTGCCGGCGACGATTGCTATTTGCTTAAAATCCGGACGAAAAATACCGAGGCCCTGAGTAAATTATTAAAAGAAAAGGTACGGGGCGAGTCCATATCCACCAAGACAATTATTGTACTTGCTACCTTAAAGGAAACCGGTCAGCTTGTCTTATAA